One window of the Triticum dicoccoides isolate Atlit2015 ecotype Zavitan chromosome 3B, WEW_v2.0, whole genome shotgun sequence genome contains the following:
- the LOC119279428 gene encoding adenylate isopentenyltransferase 5, chloroplastic-like: protein MAGNGISAAASGNGKAKVVIVMGATATGKSKLAVALALRFGGEVVNSDKIQVHDGLAVVTNKATAREQAGVPHHLIGGVHPDADYAAADFRRDATRAVESILSRGRLPIIAGGSNSYLEALLDGEPGFRRRYECCFLWVDADTSVLERYVGDRVDCMVEQGLVGEVREFFRTDAGYSRGIRRAIGVPEMDTYFRMEAAGALDGDDELRAGLLEAAVEQIKENTCRLVCSQLRKIHRLRCLPGWSIRRLDVTRVLSLKVGKAKDEEAERTLWESDVVGPAARVVETFLHSLGGMVAEVSRDGKEQSTVAKHAAVVAGIVEAAERCGLQLLETGPSRGIHPRKAAAAV, encoded by the coding sequence ATGGCGGGCAATGGCATTAGCGCGGCGGCGAGCGGCAATGGCAAAGCCAAGGTGGTTATTGTGATGGGCGCCACGGCCACCGGCAAGTCCAAGCTGGCCGTCGCCCTCGCGCTGCGGTTCGGCGGCGAGGTCGTCAACTCGGACAAGATCCAGGTCCACGATGGCCTCGCCGTGGTCACCAACAAGGCCACCGCCCGCGAGCAAGCCGGGGTGCCGCACCACCTGATCGGCGGGGTGCACCCCGACGCCGACTACGCCGCTGCGGACTTCCGGCGCGACGCCACGCGCGCTGTGGAGTCGATCCTCTCGAGGGGCCGCCTGCCGATCATCGCCGGCGGGTCCAACAGCTACCTCGAGGCGCTGCTGGACGGCGAGCCGGGATTCCGCCGGCGGTacgaatgttgcttcctctgggtgGACGCCGACACGTCGGTGCTGGAACGGTACGTCGGCGACCGCGTCGACTGCATGGTGGAGCAAGGGCTCGTCGGCGAGGTGCGGGAGTTTTTCCGGACGGACGCGGGCTACTCCCGTGGGATCAGGAGGGCCATAGGCGTGCCGGAGATGGACACCTACTTCCGGATGGAGGCCGCCGGTGCGCTGGACGGAGACGACGAACTACGGGCCGGGCTCCTCGAGGCCGCTGTCGAACAGATCAAGGAGAACACATGCAGGCTGGTGTGCAGTCAGCTCCGGAAGATCCACCGGCTACGATGCCTGCCTGGGTGGAGCATCCGCCGCCTTGATGTCACCAGGGTGCTTTCGCTCAAGGTCGGGAAGGCCAAGGACGAGGAAGCGGAGCGCACCCTGTGGGAGTCGGATGTCGTCGGGCCTGCCGCGCGCGTCGTTGAGACGTTTCTTCACTCTCTTGGAGGGATGGTGGCCGAGGTGAGTAGGGATGGGAAGGAGCAAAGCACGGTGGCGAAGCATGCAGCCGTCGTCGCCGGGATCGTCGAAGCGGCCGAGAGGTGCGGTCTGCAGCTACTCGAGACTGGGCCGTCCCGTGGGATCCATCCAAGGAAAGCGGCAGCAGCAGTTTGA